The proteins below come from a single Eubacterium limosum genomic window:
- a CDS encoding DUF2115 family protein, which produces MTKYDLVLQLQEEAEMFDLEVLMQQREEVQKVRFRPGTLAHQTMLNTIYNVTALISLKTAVLDDGSAKSVSEKRLYAFKGLIDQYLEDYALGGALQKSMIRLACTYLAFIEEKPLHPVGSHFDGQFLEQQFDQYYCPQKAKELGNPDALCHFCSAQCKETLETGARAAAKNCTGV; this is translated from the coding sequence ATGACAAAGTATGATTTGGTCCTTCAGCTTCAGGAGGAAGCAGAAATGTTTGATCTGGAAGTTTTGATGCAGCAGCGCGAGGAAGTACAGAAGGTTAGGTTCAGGCCGGGGACTCTGGCCCATCAGACCATGCTCAATACCATTTACAATGTAACGGCGCTGATCAGCCTGAAGACTGCAGTCCTGGATGACGGCTCCGCGAAAAGCGTCAGTGAAAAGAGGTTATACGCCTTTAAAGGACTGATTGACCAATACCTGGAGGATTATGCCCTTGGCGGAGCGTTACAGAAGAGCATGATCAGGCTTGCGTGCACTTATCTGGCTTTTATCGAAGAAAAACCGCTCCACCCCGTAGGAAGTCATTTCGACGGCCAGTTCCTGGAGCAGCAGTTTGATCAGTACTATTGCCCACAGAAGGCCAAGGAGCTGGGCAATCCAGACGCGCTCTGCCATTTCTGCAGTGCCCAATGCAAGGAGACGCTGGAGACCGGGGCCCGCGCTGCTGCGAAGAACTGCACCGGCGTTTAA
- a CDS encoding AAA family ATPase: protein MEKSSKRIAFYGKGGIGKSTIAANVSAAFAKMGKRVLHIGCDPKSDSTRCLMKKRIPTVIQRLNEKGEQLTAQDILFMSETGVACVEAGGPEAGIGCAGMGIATTLETLEKLGIFEAGWDLITYDVLGDVVCGGFSMPMRKKCVDQVYIVTSSELMSLYAANNIMKSIVRYSAGTQPLFGGLIHNRARPGTDHQVVECFGGKTGSPITASVCQSDTLRLADYRRTTVFEQREGEALQKSFMTLAKAIASQTGGICPKPLADADMDNLGETLYQLEKEDRHGRSSC from the coding sequence ATGGAAAAAAGCAGTAAGAGAATTGCGTTTTATGGAAAGGGTGGCATTGGCAAGTCGACCATTGCGGCCAATGTATCCGCCGCCTTCGCCAAAATGGGAAAAAGGGTGCTGCACATAGGCTGTGATCCTAAGTCTGATTCAACGCGGTGTCTGATGAAAAAGCGGATTCCCACAGTCATTCAAAGGCTGAATGAGAAGGGGGAACAGCTGACAGCTCAGGATATCCTGTTTATGAGTGAGACGGGTGTGGCGTGTGTAGAGGCCGGAGGGCCGGAGGCAGGTATTGGCTGTGCGGGAATGGGGATCGCCACTACTCTGGAGACATTGGAAAAGCTTGGGATATTTGAAGCGGGCTGGGATTTAATCACCTATGATGTCCTGGGCGATGTGGTCTGCGGTGGGTTTTCAATGCCTATGAGAAAAAAGTGTGTGGATCAGGTATATATTGTCACCTCCTCTGAGCTGATGTCGCTTTACGCCGCCAATAATATCATGAAGAGCATTGTCCGGTACTCTGCCGGGACACAGCCGTTGTTTGGAGGACTGATCCACAACCGGGCACGTCCCGGTACGGATCACCAGGTTGTTGAGTGCTTTGGCGGCAAGACAGGCAGCCCGATTACGGCTTCTGTCTGCCAAAGTGACACGCTTCGTCTTGCGGACTATCGGAGGACAACTGTTTTTGAACAGCGAGAGGGAGAGGCGCTGCAAAAAAGCTTTATGACATTGGCCAAAGCCATAGCCAGCCAGACAGGGGGGATATGCCCGAAGCCGCTTGCCGACGCGGATATGGATAACCTGGGTGAGACTCTCTATCAGCTTGAGAAGGAGGACCGTCATGGGCGCAGCAGCTGTTGA
- a CDS encoding class B sortase: protein MTKKKVKKKRSAVRIVGDIVIILIILSLLGAAGWMLYKEFFPNNTPILKMQVTNREDNSIDWAALREVNPETVGWLSIEGTNIDTPVVQTTDNDKYLYTSFNGESDERGVPFLDMNYKWQPKSQNSLIYGHSTMRSGVHVMFDDLLYYYKDPNFITEHNKIVYRRPPELGGDGVWEIFAVLVVEQDYDYRQLEFADDESFLSYYQNIKNQSIVASNVSVQPGDEILTLSTCIFNVGLNDGRLAVIARRVS from the coding sequence ATGACAAAAAAGAAAGTGAAGAAAAAAAGAAGCGCGGTGCGCATTGTTGGAGACATCGTCATCATTCTGATCATTCTCTCCCTTCTGGGGGCGGCAGGATGGATGCTCTATAAAGAGTTTTTCCCCAACAATACGCCGATCCTTAAAATGCAGGTTACAAACCGTGAAGATAACAGCATTGACTGGGCGGCACTGCGTGAGGTGAACCCCGAAACCGTTGGCTGGCTGAGCATTGAGGGGACAAATATTGATACCCCTGTGGTACAGACAACCGATAATGATAAATATCTGTACACCTCATTTAACGGAGAGTCGGATGAAAGAGGCGTGCCCTTTTTAGATATGAATTATAAATGGCAGCCTAAAAGCCAGAATTCTCTGATTTATGGGCACAGCACCATGCGCAGCGGTGTGCACGTTATGTTTGACGATCTGCTTTATTACTATAAAGATCCCAATTTTATCACAGAGCACAATAAAATTGTGTACAGAAGACCGCCGGAGCTGGGCGGTGACGGCGTGTGGGAAATTTTTGCCGTGCTGGTGGTTGAGCAGGATTATGATTACAGACAGCTGGAATTTGCCGACGACGAGAGCTTTCTGAGCTACTATCAAAACATAAAGAATCAGAGCATTGTCGCAAGCAATGTGAGTGTACAGCCGGGTGACGAGATCCTCACGCTGTCCACCTGTATCTTTAATGTCGGACTCAATGACGGCCGCTTAGCCGTTATTGCCCGCCGTGTTTCATAA
- a CDS encoding FecCD family ABC transporter permease, which translates to MNTAGLKKKINQKYYAVFAGLILVLVLAGILALCLGRYWVPFPDVVKVLLSRVFPVPGSWDANTESVVMTLRLPRVAAAVLVGGSLALSGAVYQGVFQNPLVAPDLLGVSSGACIGAALAILFSVGTFGVQAGAFIGGIIAVMITTAIPRIIKNNSNMMLVLAGIIVTGLMNSIMGIIKYIADPETQLAEITYWQMGSIAKVLPNSLLMICPAVLISTVVLMAMRWRINVLSLGETEAKSLGITIKTTRMIVIVCATLLTACSVCICGTIGWVGLVVPHLGRLLVGPDNMKLLPVSFVVGGIFLLVVDTIARTLTSAELPLSILTGLIGAPFYFYLLKKQRMNLS; encoded by the coding sequence ATGAATACAGCGGGACTTAAAAAGAAAATCAACCAGAAATACTATGCTGTTTTCGCTGGACTGATCCTCGTTTTGGTTTTGGCCGGGATTCTGGCTTTGTGCTTGGGGCGTTACTGGGTACCCTTTCCCGATGTGGTTAAAGTGCTTTTGTCCAGAGTTTTTCCGGTTCCGGGAAGCTGGGACGCCAATACAGAGAGCGTGGTCATGACCCTTCGTCTGCCGCGTGTGGCAGCAGCGGTACTGGTTGGCGGCTCGCTGGCTTTATCCGGCGCAGTTTATCAGGGCGTTTTCCAAAACCCTCTTGTGGCGCCGGATTTGCTGGGGGTATCCTCAGGAGCCTGTATTGGCGCTGCCCTTGCCATTCTTTTCAGTGTCGGTACCTTTGGTGTGCAGGCTGGTGCTTTTATCGGGGGTATTATCGCAGTCATGATCACAACCGCTATTCCCAGAATCATCAAAAACAATTCAAATATGATGCTGGTGCTGGCGGGTATCATTGTTACAGGGCTTATGAACTCCATTATGGGGATTATCAAATATATTGCCGATCCCGAGACACAGCTGGCAGAGATTACCTACTGGCAGATGGGCAGCATTGCAAAGGTGCTGCCAAACAGCCTTCTGATGATCTGCCCCGCAGTGCTCATCTCCACCGTGGTATTGATGGCCATGCGGTGGCGGATTAATGTGTTGTCCCTTGGAGAGACAGAGGCCAAAAGCCTTGGGATCACCATCAAAACAACACGGATGATCGTAATTGTCTGTGCGACACTGCTGACAGCCTGCTCTGTCTGTATCTGCGGGACCATCGGCTGGGTCGGGCTGGTCGTACCACATCTCGGCAGGCTTTTGGTAGGGCCTGATAATATGAAACTGCTGCCAGTCTCTTTTGTGGTCGGCGGGATTTTTCTGCTGGTGGTGGATACCATTGCCCGAACACTCACAAGCGCCGAGCTGCCCCTGAGCATTTTAACCGGACTGATCGGTGCGCCCTTCTATTTTTATCTGCTTAAGAAGCAAAGGATGAACCTCTCATGA
- the gcvH gene encoding glycine cleavage system protein GcvH encodes MKKDFCVLPCNGLDKFAGSLTREVALKLLGNGDHELICPVLYHAAEKRYRKALAEKPLLVIDGCNTKCASKLAAEKNLKVSERINVSERAREKGLSLTDYLEMDESIEDFVNALAEGFESKPDEGEASVFEMAGPIHYRSFSKGKFVFKVPESDYYFNENDCWALVRNGIARVGVTDFVQQNLSDILFVDFPEVGRKLAQFDDAGSVESGKSIFELVSPVSGVVTAINKALEEAPELINESPYEAGWIAEIRLEKWEEDTEMLIRDEVYYEIMKRKVEEIEI; translated from the coding sequence ATGAAAAAGGATTTTTGTGTGCTTCCCTGTAACGGGCTGGACAAATTCGCGGGATCGCTGACCCGCGAAGTCGCCCTTAAGCTTTTGGGGAATGGCGATCATGAGCTGATCTGCCCGGTGCTGTACCATGCCGCAGAGAAACGATACAGGAAAGCACTGGCTGAAAAGCCGCTGCTGGTCATCGACGGCTGTAATACGAAGTGTGCCAGCAAACTGGCTGCCGAAAAAAATTTAAAGGTATCGGAACGGATTAATGTAAGTGAGCGCGCCAGGGAAAAGGGCCTCTCGTTAACCGATTATCTGGAAATGGATGAATCCATCGAGGACTTTGTAAATGCCCTCGCCGAAGGTTTTGAGTCAAAGCCCGATGAGGGTGAAGCCTCTGTCTTTGAGATGGCAGGTCCCATCCATTACAGATCTTTTTCCAAAGGGAAGTTTGTTTTCAAAGTTCCTGAAAGCGATTATTACTTCAATGAGAATGACTGTTGGGCTCTTGTAAGAAACGGCATCGCCCGTGTAGGTGTAACAGATTTTGTCCAGCAGAACCTGTCCGATATTTTGTTTGTAGATTTTCCAGAGGTTGGGCGAAAGCTTGCGCAGTTTGACGATGCGGGCTCAGTAGAATCTGGGAAATCAATCTTTGAGCTGGTTTCACCGGTCAGCGGTGTGGTTACAGCCATCAATAAGGCCCTGGAGGAAGCCCCTGAGCTTATTAACGAAAGTCCCTATGAAGCGGGATGGATCGCGGAGATAAGGCTGGAGAAATGGGAGGAGGATACCGAAATGCTTATCCGTGATGAGGTGTATTATGAAATCATGAAAAGGAAGGTGGAGGAAATTGAAATCTAA
- a CDS encoding putative zinc-binding protein translates to MKSKVKIIPCSGIGKVLGLIAREAALKVTGELLPETTESMCLAHIVTGDDEVIAKIEGQPCITIDGCAKCCAQKSVEAAGGNIRNKHRVIDFMKPHRGEEHGTGTRLSEDGWRFADELAGVMAEEAKAVMEGE, encoded by the coding sequence TTGAAATCTAAGGTAAAGATTATTCCATGCAGCGGTATTGGAAAAGTGCTTGGGCTGATTGCCCGTGAAGCAGCCTTAAAGGTGACCGGTGAGCTGCTTCCTGAGACAACCGAAAGTATGTGCCTGGCCCACATTGTCACCGGCGATGACGAAGTTATTGCGAAAATAGAAGGACAGCCCTGTATTACCATTGATGGCTGTGCCAAATGCTGCGCACAGAAAAGTGTGGAGGCCGCAGGAGGAAACATCCGTAATAAGCACCGTGTGATTGATTTTATGAAACCGCACCGAGGTGAGGAACACGGCACCGGCACCCGTCTGTCAGAGGATGGCTGGCGATTTGCCGATGAGCTGGCAGGAGTTATGGCAGAAGAAGCGAAAGCAGTGATGGAAGGAGAATAG
- a CDS encoding putative zinc-binding protein: MSEQNIGIIACSGEECLGGTLSRLAVRKMMEELRTGEVSTLCLPLFIAGGEQERAFAQNHPTISVDGCRRCCARRAIEKYSGAVAGMVDVETLLGKRIALNDSLVSTKDLTDEQLELVNEVAKEIVRIFDTL; encoded by the coding sequence ATGAGCGAACAGAATATTGGGATTATCGCGTGCAGCGGTGAGGAATGTCTGGGCGGAACCCTTTCACGGCTGGCAGTCCGCAAAATGATGGAGGAGCTGAGGACTGGAGAGGTCAGCACCCTGTGCCTGCCGCTGTTTATTGCAGGCGGTGAGCAGGAACGGGCATTTGCTCAAAACCATCCAACCATATCAGTGGATGGCTGCAGGCGGTGCTGCGCCAGACGCGCCATTGAAAAATACAGCGGTGCAGTAGCAGGAATGGTCGATGTGGAGACGCTTCTGGGAAAAAGGATCGCGCTAAATGACAGCCTGGTTTCGACAAAAGATTTAACCGATGAGCAGCTTGAGCTTGTGAATGAGGTAGCAAAAGAAATTGTCCGGATTTTTGACACACTGTGA
- a CDS encoding nitrogenase component 1: protein MGAAAVEKAQPGMGDETLSRLLFQTEGVRVLAVGPPACLRILYFRAMEKEALSRLRLCPVSRLEYTLGSYAPRVRGMIEELVMTSGTKGVVLYVSCPDLLTQTDFEALISEADNPHHVPVAVFRRGPMEKRKRKPVERLEEILRSFETARENHWVGKDARLCPLPPLAADYTGAMTAFEKDRALCTCLVTGSGCASCPKSIDNFSGKTFWYSKMNDLQVTLGAAESIEKGIGAVMREEKRQSAFIAGTPLTAMTGLDDSSFPALKKKIFIQTDGFQDALDGTRQALSSVSRQEMRRCEYTEKRINLVGYTPFLFGNQRQFETIAHDLERLGYAVYWLGGGTLSDFKDAPKAKANWVISEAGLELAKWMEKQYGTPWFYQMPVSVSGVRTAYQYLESITGDTAFQGITEDPAPLEQPVRNAVMIGSHELNRQVSVVLRNEFNVECTIAETYSFGWPLDKEVDYVIGDPLYFQYLPEGAAVRVPLPFPALSGNRYVRRDYCIIGRRGHQYLKQFFM from the coding sequence ATGGGCGCAGCAGCTGTTGAGAAGGCGCAGCCAGGCATGGGAGATGAAACGCTGTCCAGACTTCTTTTCCAGACCGAGGGTGTGCGTGTTCTGGCAGTGGGGCCGCCGGCCTGTCTCCGAATTCTTTATTTCAGAGCGATGGAGAAGGAAGCGCTCAGCCGTCTGAGGCTCTGCCCTGTTTCCAGACTGGAGTACACACTTGGCAGTTATGCACCCAGGGTTCGTGGGATGATCGAGGAGCTTGTCATGACCAGTGGGACAAAAGGGGTGGTGCTCTATGTCTCCTGTCCAGATCTGCTCACACAGACGGATTTTGAAGCCCTGATATCAGAAGCGGATAACCCTCATCATGTGCCGGTCGCTGTTTTCAGGCGAGGCCCCATGGAAAAACGAAAGAGGAAGCCTGTGGAGCGGCTTGAAGAAATACTCCGGAGCTTTGAGACGGCTCGGGAAAACCACTGGGTTGGAAAGGATGCGCGCCTTTGTCCACTGCCGCCCCTGGCAGCAGATTACACCGGTGCGATGACGGCTTTTGAAAAGGACCGTGCGCTCTGTACCTGCCTGGTAACAGGCTCAGGCTGTGCCTCCTGCCCCAAATCCATTGACAATTTCAGCGGGAAGACCTTCTGGTATTCAAAGATGAATGACCTTCAGGTGACATTGGGTGCGGCTGAGAGCATTGAGAAGGGCATCGGGGCTGTCATGCGGGAAGAAAAGAGGCAATCGGCATTCATTGCCGGCACACCGCTGACTGCCATGACAGGTCTTGACGACAGTTCTTTCCCAGCGCTGAAGAAAAAAATATTCATACAGACCGATGGGTTTCAAGATGCCCTAGACGGCACCCGGCAAGCACTGTCCTCCGTTTCAAGACAGGAGATGCGGCGCTGTGAATACACCGAAAAGCGCATTAATCTTGTGGGATATACGCCCTTTCTTTTTGGAAACCAGCGGCAATTTGAGACGATCGCGCACGATCTGGAGCGATTGGGCTATGCTGTTTACTGGCTGGGCGGCGGAACGCTCTCGGACTTTAAAGACGCGCCAAAAGCAAAGGCCAACTGGGTCATCTCAGAAGCAGGCCTTGAGCTGGCAAAATGGATGGAAAAGCAGTATGGCACGCCATGGTTTTATCAGATGCCTGTCAGCGTGAGCGGCGTTCGGACAGCTTACCAGTACCTGGAAAGCATCACCGGAGACACCGCGTTTCAGGGCATTACCGAGGATCCGGCGCCTTTAGAGCAGCCGGTAAGAAACGCAGTGATGATCGGCAGCCATGAGCTGAACCGCCAGGTAAGCGTAGTTCTGAGAAATGAATTTAATGTTGAATGCACCATAGCTGAGACTTATTCTTTTGGGTGGCCTTTGGATAAAGAAGTGGACTATGTCATCGGAGATCCGCTGTATTTTCAGTATCTTCCTGAAGGTGCAGCGGTCAGGGTTCCTTTACCCTTTCCCGCACTTAGCGGAAACCGTTATGTAAGACGGGACTATTGTATCATTGGCCGAAGAGGACACCAGTATTTAAAACAGTTTTTTATGTAA
- a CDS encoding ABC transporter substrate-binding protein: MKKTWLKAAGLCLAVSLIFGGCASSGNTAENAAKAEARVITDEGGNQVELPEKITKVAITPIPWASAVWTIDGGSGRIVSINPSAMAQYKKSFMTKLAPEFADISTGEISQDFSINIEELMKLSPEVAFIWNDQEAEAEKLKAVGITPVMLNYAENLENLKKDLALVGKVLDKEDFTQELIDYHNDTETYFTNKKDMTAAADQKSVLYLQNNKLSVAGSKNINNYLLELTGGRNVAAGLEKKWAEVNMEQIMEWNPEIIYLSNFDDTMPEDLYENKIEGQDWSNIDAVKNHRVYKTPVGTLRWDAPCVETPLMLKWMGSIQQPEIFSDYDIRSDIKDFYKKFFNHDLTDEEIDTIYNVKVNQ; encoded by the coding sequence ATGAAAAAAACATGGTTAAAAGCAGCAGGCCTGTGTCTGGCTGTCAGTTTGATTTTTGGAGGCTGCGCCAGCAGCGGAAATACCGCAGAAAATGCAGCCAAAGCGGAGGCGCGTGTCATAACCGATGAGGGCGGTAATCAGGTAGAGCTGCCGGAAAAGATCACCAAGGTGGCCATTACCCCGATTCCGTGGGCATCGGCAGTGTGGACGATTGACGGGGGAAGCGGCCGGATTGTGTCCATTAACCCCAGCGCGATGGCCCAGTATAAAAAGAGCTTTATGACTAAGCTGGCGCCGGAATTTGCGGATATTTCCACAGGGGAAATCTCCCAGGATTTTTCCATTAACATCGAAGAGCTTATGAAGCTTTCGCCAGAGGTGGCATTTATCTGGAATGACCAGGAGGCTGAGGCCGAAAAGCTGAAAGCTGTTGGCATTACCCCTGTGATGCTGAACTACGCCGAAAACCTTGAGAACCTGAAAAAGGACTTAGCCCTGGTGGGTAAGGTTCTGGACAAGGAGGATTTTACCCAGGAGCTCATCGATTACCACAATGATACCGAGACATATTTTACCAATAAAAAAGATATGACTGCCGCGGCAGATCAAAAGAGCGTTCTCTATCTGCAGAATAATAAGCTGAGCGTCGCCGGGTCCAAAAATATTAACAACTACCTCCTTGAGCTGACAGGCGGACGCAATGTTGCCGCTGGCTTAGAGAAAAAGTGGGCAGAGGTCAATATGGAGCAGATCATGGAATGGAACCCTGAGATTATATATCTCTCAAATTTTGACGACACCATGCCTGAGGATTTATATGAAAACAAAATTGAGGGCCAGGACTGGAGCAATATCGACGCAGTCAAAAACCATCGTGTTTACAAAACCCCGGTAGGGACTCTGCGCTGGGATGCCCCCTGTGTGGAAACACCGCTGATGCTTAAGTGGATGGGCAGCATCCAGCAGCCTGAAATCTTTTCGGACTATGATATTCGGAGCGACATTAAAGATTTCTACAAAAAGTTTTTTAATCACGATTTAACCGACGAAGAAATCGACACCATTTATAATGTAAAAGTAAACCAGTAA
- a CDS encoding LysR family transcriptional regulator, which produces MISMQNMKYIVEIAKHHSISAAAKSLFVSQSTLSTAVREVEQQLGISIFKRNNRGIELTFEGQDFLNHAKDIVEQSEYLERRYKHRKTVPMRFSVSTQRLPFSVMSFIQIIEDLELRHYDIAIRECPTHEVIHDVASRRSELGILCINEHYLNTMQKLLDSSNLSFYELGQLTTYVFLRKKHPLSGNTSLTLDMLREYPFVTYDQGEDSMMHFSEEILFNEIWDKNIHVIDRCSKIALVRGTNCFSIGPDLTNSDADRMHSNMSEVRAIRLLDNDQRLHAGYILRNEHSLSAIGEKYIKVLTEKIKAFEKWD; this is translated from the coding sequence ATGATCTCTATGCAGAATATGAAATACATTGTCGAGATCGCAAAGCACCACTCGATCTCCGCTGCCGCCAAGTCGCTTTTTGTCTCACAGTCAACGCTCTCCACCGCGGTTCGTGAGGTAGAGCAGCAGCTCGGCATCTCAATTTTTAAACGAAACAACCGTGGCATTGAGCTCACCTTTGAGGGACAGGACTTCTTAAACCACGCCAAGGATATTGTTGAGCAAAGCGAGTATCTTGAAAGGCGGTACAAGCATCGGAAAACAGTGCCCATGCGTTTTTCCGTCTCCACTCAGCGGCTTCCCTTCTCGGTCATGTCTTTTATACAGATTATCGAGGATCTTGAGCTCAGGCATTATGACATTGCCATCCGCGAGTGCCCGACCCATGAGGTCATACACGATGTGGCGTCCAGGCGCAGTGAGCTTGGCATCCTGTGTATCAACGAGCATTATCTCAACACCATGCAAAAGCTCCTTGATTCCAGCAATTTGAGCTTTTATGAGCTGGGACAGCTCACCACCTATGTTTTCCTGCGGAAAAAACACCCCTTGAGCGGCAATACATCCCTGACGCTGGATATGCTCAGGGAGTACCCTTTTGTGACTTACGACCAGGGGGAGGACAGCATGATGCATTTCTCGGAGGAGATCCTGTTCAATGAAATCTGGGATAAAAATATCCATGTGATTGACCGCTGCTCCAAAATTGCCCTGGTCCGCGGCACAAACTGTTTCAGTATCGGTCCGGACCTGACCAACAGCGACGCTGACCGTATGCATTCCAACATGAGCGAAGTAAGGGCTATCCGTCTTTTGGATAATGACCAGCGGCTCCACGCCGGATATATTCTCAGAAACGAGCACAGCTTAAGCGCGATCGGCGAAAAATACATAAAAGTCCTGACTGAAAAAATAAAAGCCTTTGAGAAATGGGACTGA
- a CDS encoding 4Fe-4S dicluster domain-containing protein, whose amino-acid sequence MSDTTFMGVERNRIDWSPRIDYSKCNDCMDCVDFCPHRVFEVQEGSVHQLVVKNPVNCVVFCRACGKTCGPEAITFPDKAATTQAIKAMRREDKKS is encoded by the coding sequence ATGAGTGACACAACATTTATGGGCGTGGAAAGAAACCGGATTGACTGGTCCCCCCGCATTGATTACAGCAAATGCAACGACTGTATGGACTGTGTGGATTTCTGTCCGCACCGGGTATTTGAAGTGCAGGAGGGCAGCGTGCATCAGCTGGTGGTAAAAAATCCGGTAAACTGTGTGGTTTTTTGCCGTGCCTGCGGAAAGACCTGCGGTCCGGAGGCCATCACATTTCCAGATAAAGCAGCGACAACCCAGGCCATCAAAGCCATGCGGAGGGAGGATAAAAAATCATGA
- a CDS encoding DUF2284 domain-containing protein: MNNLRTAYHADEKIVNHPGVFMHPSPQEIGVEECAFSTTDQLLFSDQTRTLCQRNSCGQFNATWACPPAVGSYESCVMKCLSYKNVMIFSTVADLKGRYNVRGWHEARVRHETVTDRVAQQFRTHRPDSLVLSTEGCLVCDRCTYPDEPCRYPDKLFPSVEGYGIIVMDIVIKTGLRYTHGSETLTYFSFILF, encoded by the coding sequence ATGAATAATTTGAGAACAGCATATCATGCTGATGAAAAAATTGTGAATCATCCGGGCGTGTTCATGCATCCATCACCACAGGAAATCGGCGTAGAGGAATGCGCCTTTTCAACGACTGACCAGCTGCTTTTTTCAGACCAGACACGAACCCTGTGCCAACGCAACAGCTGCGGACAATTTAACGCGACCTGGGCGTGCCCTCCGGCTGTGGGAAGCTATGAAAGCTGTGTGATGAAATGCCTTTCCTATAAAAATGTGATGATTTTTTCTACCGTCGCGGATTTGAAGGGGCGATATAATGTGAGAGGCTGGCATGAAGCCCGCGTCAGGCATGAGACAGTCACCGACAGAGTCGCTCAGCAGTTTCGGACACATCGTCCGGACAGTCTCGTTTTATCGACAGAGGGATGTCTGGTCTGTGACAGGTGTACTTACCCTGATGAGCCCTGCCGGTATCCGGATAAGCTCTTTCCCTCGGTGGAGGGGTATGGGATCATCGTAATGGACATTGTGATTAAAACCGGTCTGCGCTATACCCACGGCTCCGAAACTCTGACGTATTTTAGCTTTATTCTTTTTTAA
- a CDS encoding ArsR/SmtB family transcription factor gives MDIEALSVKILKAMGHPIRLKIVKFLLDKPHCVCELKENLEFSQPNLSQHLKILKEAGIIESEKVGVQTHYHVALKSTAALIAAAEAMGQEYLSQFK, from the coding sequence ATGGATATTGAAGCGTTATCCGTCAAAATATTAAAAGCAATGGGCCACCCCATCCGACTAAAAATCGTTAAATTTTTACTGGACAAGCCCCACTGTGTCTGTGAGCTGAAAGAGAACCTTGAGTTCAGCCAGCCCAATCTTTCCCAGCACCTGAAAATACTAAAGGAAGCTGGCATCATTGAGAGCGAAAAGGTTGGCGTCCAGACACACTACCATGTCGCCTTAAAAAGCACCGCTGCTCTGATTGCCGCGGCAGAAGCCATGGGCCAGGAATATCTGAGCCAGTTTAAATAA
- a CDS encoding ABC transporter ATP-binding protein has translation MKLEVNNLSFKYLNSRVIFDQVNFELEKGQILSVLGPNGAGKSTLLNCIGNLMTPQKGIIRLNGEAVDKMPPKKVAQRIGYVPQIHIPTYEYTVREFVVMGRTPYLGKMRSPGDADYEQVERALDMVGIKHLIEKPYTQISGGERQLVTIARAIVQEPDFILLDEPTAHLDFGNQIKTMRLVKKLAEKGFGIIMTTHNPDQVFYTGGFVALLDRQGKLHCGVPGDILTEPALTQLYQERVCVFYSDELKRQVCISGI, from the coding sequence ATGAAGCTGGAAGTCAATAATCTTAGTTTTAAATATTTAAACAGCCGCGTTATTTTTGATCAGGTGAATTTCGAACTTGAAAAAGGTCAGATATTATCTGTTTTAGGGCCAAACGGCGCAGGAAAATCGACATTGCTGAACTGTATTGGAAATCTGATGACACCGCAGAAAGGGATAATTCGGCTGAACGGGGAAGCCGTCGATAAAATGCCGCCCAAAAAGGTGGCACAGAGAATTGGCTATGTGCCGCAAATTCATATTCCCACCTACGAGTACACCGTCAGAGAGTTTGTAGTTATGGGACGCACACCCTATCTGGGAAAAATGCGCTCCCCGGGCGACGCCGACTACGAGCAGGTGGAGCGGGCGCTGGATATGGTAGGTATAAAGCATCTCATTGAAAAGCCCTATACGCAGATCAGCGGCGGTGAGAGACAGCTTGTAACCATTGCCAGAGCCATTGTGCAGGAGCCGGATTTTATCCTTCTGGATGAGCCGACAGCCCATCTGGACTTTGGCAACCAGATTAAGACCATGCGCCTTGTCAAAAAGCTGGCTGAAAAGGGATTTGGCATTATCATGACAACGCACAATCCCGATCAGGTATTCTATACCGGTGGCTTTGTTGCCCTGTTAGACCGGCAGGGAAAACTGCACTGCGGAGTGCCCGGGGATATCCTCACAGAGCCAGCTCTCACACAGCTCTATCAGGAAAGAGTCTGTGTGTTTTATTCGGATGAGCTGAAACGCCAGGTGTGTATATCGGGGATTTAA